In the genome of Cronobacter malonaticus LMG 23826, one region contains:
- a CDS encoding YhfG family protein: MPKKLTDRQKSRLWDAQKNQNFQASNRLEGIEVPLVTLSREEALARIEELRGHYER; the protein is encoded by the coding sequence ATGCCAAAGAAACTCACCGACAGACAAAAGTCCCGTCTCTGGGACGCGCAAAAGAATCAGAACTTCCAGGCCAGCAACCGGCTGGAAGGCATTGAGGTGCCTCTGGTGACCTTATCCCGCGAAGAAGCGCTGGCGCGCATTGAAGAGCTAAGGGGGCACTATGAGCGATAA
- a CDS encoding putative adenosine monophosphate-protein transferase Fic — protein sequence MSDKFGDGRDPYFWSGSDVLRNRLNIHAAQDLQHAERELTSLRAATLELGPVQRGLPHLCAIHRQLFQDIYDWAGELREMDIYQGETRFAHFEYLEKEGNALMQALEDEDYLIGLEPEAFVARLAHYYCEINVLHPFRIGTGRAQRIFFEQLALHAGYSLDWRGVDVDAWREANQAGAMGDLAPLEKIFASVVSEARESE from the coding sequence ATGAGCGATAAATTCGGCGACGGGCGCGACCCTTATTTCTGGTCCGGCAGCGATGTGCTGCGCAACCGGCTGAACATTCATGCCGCGCAGGATCTACAACATGCCGAGCGCGAACTGACCTCGCTGCGCGCGGCGACGCTGGAACTCGGCCCGGTACAGCGCGGGCTGCCGCACCTGTGCGCTATTCACCGCCAGCTTTTCCAGGATATCTACGACTGGGCGGGCGAACTGCGTGAGATGGACATCTATCAGGGTGAAACCCGCTTCGCGCATTTCGAATATCTGGAGAAAGAGGGCAACGCGCTGATGCAGGCGCTGGAAGATGAGGACTATCTCATCGGTCTGGAGCCGGAGGCGTTTGTCGCGCGCCTCGCGCACTACTACTGCGAAATCAACGTGCTGCATCCGTTCCGTATCGGTACGGGCCGCGCCCAGCGTATCTTCTTCGAACAGCTGGCGCTGCATGCGGGCTACAGCCTTGACTGGCGCGGTGTCGATGTCGACGCGTGGCGCGAGGCTAACCAGGCGGGCGCGATGGGCGATCTGGCACCCCTTGAGAAAATCTTCGCAAGCGTAGTGAGCGAAGCGCGGGAAAGCGAGTAA
- a CDS encoding aminodeoxychorismate synthase component II has protein sequence MLLLIDNYDSFTWNLFQYFSELGAEVVVRRNDELTCDDIEALAPARLVISPGPCTPNEAGISLAAIRRFAGRLPILGVCLGHQAIGQAFGAAVVRAEKVMHGKTSVISHNNSGVFAGLNNPLTVTRYHSLIIDRATLPAEFEITAWTDAGEIMGIRHRHLALEGVQFHPESILSEQGHQLLANFLTR, from the coding sequence ATGTTACTGCTTATCGACAACTACGATTCTTTTACCTGGAACCTGTTTCAGTATTTCAGCGAGCTGGGCGCGGAGGTGGTGGTCAGGCGCAACGATGAACTGACGTGCGACGATATCGAGGCGCTCGCTCCGGCGCGCCTCGTGATCTCTCCCGGCCCCTGCACGCCGAATGAGGCTGGCATTTCACTGGCGGCAATCCGGCGTTTTGCCGGTCGCCTGCCGATTCTCGGCGTTTGCCTCGGGCATCAGGCCATCGGACAGGCCTTCGGCGCGGCCGTGGTGCGCGCTGAAAAGGTCATGCACGGCAAAACCTCGGTGATTTCGCATAACAACAGCGGCGTGTTTGCGGGGCTTAATAATCCGCTGACCGTTACCCGCTATCACTCGCTGATTATCGACCGCGCCACGCTGCCCGCGGAGTTTGAGATAACCGCCTGGACGGATGCGGGCGAGATCATGGGCATTCGCCACCGCCACCTTGCGCTTGAAGGCGTGCAGTTCCACCCGGAAAGCATTCTCAGCGAGCAGGGCCATCAGTTACTGGCGAACTTCCTTACGCGCTGA
- the argD gene encoding bifunctional acetylornithine/succinyldiaminopimelate transaminase gives MATEKTAITRATFDDVILPIYAPAEFIPVKGKGSRVWDQQGKEYVDFAGGIAVTALGHCHPRLVEALKAQGETLWHTSNVFTNEPALRLGQKLVDATFAERVVFMNSGTEANETAFKLARHYAITRHSPYKTKIIAFYNAFHGRSLFTVSVGGQAKYSDGFGPKPADIIHVPFNDLDAVKAVMDDHTCAVVVEPVQGEGGVTAATPAFLRGLRELCDEHQALLVFDEVQCGMGRSGKLFAYMHYGVTPDILTSAKALGGGFPVSAMLTTHDIASAFHVGSHGSTYGGNPLACAVAGEAFDIINTPEVLDGVAHKREQFVQHLAQIGEQYGLFSDIRGMGLLIGAELTPAFHGRARDLLYAAAAEGVMVLNAGPDVLRLAPSLLVESADIDEGMARFARAVARVVNG, from the coding sequence ATGGCAACTGAAAAAACAGCAATTACGCGCGCCACCTTTGATGACGTGATCCTGCCGATTTATGCACCGGCTGAATTTATTCCGGTGAAAGGCAAGGGCAGCCGCGTGTGGGATCAGCAGGGCAAAGAATATGTCGATTTTGCGGGCGGGATCGCGGTAACGGCGCTCGGCCACTGCCACCCGCGGCTGGTGGAGGCGCTGAAAGCGCAGGGCGAAACGCTCTGGCACACCAGCAACGTCTTCACCAACGAGCCTGCGCTGCGCCTGGGTCAGAAGCTGGTGGACGCCACCTTCGCCGAACGCGTGGTGTTTATGAATTCCGGCACCGAAGCCAACGAAACTGCGTTCAAGCTTGCCCGCCACTACGCCATTACCCGCCACAGCCCGTACAAAACCAAAATTATCGCGTTTTATAACGCCTTTCACGGACGTTCGCTGTTTACCGTCTCCGTGGGCGGCCAGGCGAAATACTCCGACGGTTTCGGCCCGAAACCGGCTGATATCATTCATGTGCCGTTTAACGATCTCGATGCGGTCAAAGCGGTGATGGACGACCACACCTGCGCGGTGGTGGTCGAGCCGGTACAGGGCGAGGGCGGTGTGACCGCCGCGACGCCGGCATTCCTGCGCGGCCTGCGCGAGCTGTGCGATGAGCATCAGGCGCTGCTGGTGTTCGACGAAGTGCAGTGCGGCATGGGCCGCAGCGGCAAGCTGTTTGCCTATATGCATTACGGCGTGACGCCGGACATCCTGACCAGCGCCAAAGCGCTCGGCGGCGGTTTCCCGGTCAGCGCGATGCTCACCACCCATGATATCGCCTCGGCGTTTCACGTTGGCTCGCACGGCTCCACTTACGGCGGCAACCCGCTCGCCTGCGCGGTGGCGGGCGAAGCGTTTGATATCATCAACACCCCGGAGGTGCTGGACGGCGTGGCGCATAAACGCGAGCAGTTCGTACAGCATCTGGCGCAGATTGGCGAGCAGTATGGCTTATTCAGCGATATTCGCGGTATGGGCCTGCTGATCGGTGCTGAGCTGACGCCCGCCTTTCACGGACGCGCGCGCGATCTCCTCTACGCCGCGGCGGCGGAAGGTGTGATGGTGCTGAACGCCGGGCCGGACGTGCTGCGTCTTGCGCCATCGTTGCTGGTGGAGAGCGCGGATATCGACGAAGGCATGGCCCGCTTCGCACGCGCAGTCGCGCGCGTGGTCAACGGTTAA
- a CDS encoding YccS/YhfK family putative transporter: MWRRLIYHPEINYALRQTLILSLPVAVGLMLGHLQQGLLFSLVPACCNIAGLDTPHKRFFKRLIIGASLFALSSLAVQLLLLQSVPLPLILLMLALLLGVTAEISPLHARLLPASLIAAIFTLSLAGNMPIWEPMLLYVFGTLWYGAFNGFWFWLWREQPLRESLSLIYKSLADYCEAKYSLLTRHTEPEQALPPLLVHQQKVVDQISQCYQQLQMLSATKQNGYKRLLRTFQVALDLQEHISVSLHQPGEVQKLVERSHAEAVLRWTAQTVATRLRTLSDDILYHRYSHRFSMDKQVEALAKIARQHPDNPVGQFCEYHFSRIARVLRTQRPLYARDLMDSGQRRLPLLRALKSYLSLKSAALRTAARLGVMLAAAGLLGSAFQLPKPYWILMTVLFVTQNGYGATRVRILHRAGGTLAGLIIAGITLHLKVPQGYTLLGMLLVTLISYLIIRRHYGWAMIGFTVTAVYSLQILTLNGEQYIVARLIDTLSGCLIAFGGMVWLWPQWQSGLLRQNAHDALEADQEALRLILSDDPQPGPLAWQRMQVNQAHNALYNSLNQAMQEPGFNSRYLEDMRLWVTHSQFIVEHINAITTMAREQTTLTPETAARYLQACEIALQRCQQRLEHDAPGDTQNEAVLEGEEVLPDGAPGVMEHHLLRILDHLRTMHTISSVAWRQRPHHGIWLRRRLSQPQ, encoded by the coding sequence ATGTGGCGTCGTCTTATCTATCACCCTGAAATTAATTACGCTTTACGGCAAACGCTGATCTTAAGCCTGCCGGTGGCGGTCGGGTTGATGCTGGGCCATCTTCAACAAGGGTTACTGTTTTCACTCGTTCCCGCCTGCTGCAACATTGCCGGTCTCGATACCCCGCACAAACGCTTTTTTAAACGCTTGATCATCGGCGCCTCGCTGTTTGCGCTGAGCAGCCTGGCGGTGCAACTTCTGCTGTTGCAGTCTGTGCCGCTGCCGCTCATTTTGCTGATGCTGGCGCTACTGCTCGGCGTGACGGCGGAAATCAGCCCGCTGCATGCGCGTCTGCTGCCCGCCTCGCTCATCGCGGCCATCTTTACATTAAGCCTCGCCGGCAATATGCCCATCTGGGAGCCCATGCTGCTCTATGTCTTTGGCACGCTCTGGTATGGCGCGTTTAACGGTTTCTGGTTCTGGCTGTGGCGCGAACAGCCGCTACGTGAATCGTTAAGCCTGATTTATAAAAGCCTCGCCGACTACTGCGAGGCCAAATATAGCCTGCTGACGCGCCACACCGAGCCGGAACAGGCGCTGCCGCCGCTGCTGGTGCATCAGCAAAAAGTGGTGGATCAGATAAGCCAGTGCTATCAGCAGTTGCAGATGCTCTCCGCCACTAAACAAAACGGTTACAAGCGCCTGCTACGCACGTTCCAGGTGGCGCTGGATCTCCAGGAGCATATCTCGGTATCGCTGCATCAGCCCGGCGAAGTGCAAAAACTGGTGGAGCGCAGCCATGCCGAAGCAGTGTTGCGCTGGACGGCGCAGACCGTCGCCACGCGGCTGCGCACGCTTTCTGACGATATTCTTTACCACCGCTATTCGCATCGTTTCTCGATGGATAAGCAGGTCGAGGCGCTGGCGAAAATCGCCCGCCAGCACCCGGATAACCCGGTTGGCCAGTTCTGCGAATACCATTTCAGCCGTATTGCACGCGTGCTGCGCACCCAGCGCCCGCTATACGCCCGTGATCTGATGGACAGCGGCCAGCGACGCCTGCCGCTGCTGCGGGCGCTGAAAAGCTATTTGTCGCTGAAATCCGCCGCGCTGCGCACCGCCGCGCGTCTGGGCGTGATGCTGGCGGCGGCGGGGTTGTTAGGGAGCGCGTTCCAGCTTCCGAAGCCGTACTGGATCCTGATGACGGTGCTGTTCGTTACGCAAAACGGCTATGGCGCGACCCGCGTGCGTATCCTGCACCGGGCGGGCGGCACGCTGGCGGGGCTGATTATCGCGGGCATCACGCTGCACCTGAAAGTGCCGCAGGGCTATACCCTGCTCGGCATGCTGCTGGTGACGTTAATCAGTTATCTGATAATCCGGCGGCACTACGGCTGGGCGATGATTGGCTTTACCGTCACGGCGGTCTATTCGCTGCAAATCCTGACGCTCAACGGCGAGCAGTACATCGTGGCGCGCCTGATAGACACGCTGTCCGGCTGTCTTATCGCGTTTGGCGGTATGGTCTGGCTCTGGCCCCAGTGGCAAAGCGGCCTGCTGCGCCAGAACGCGCATGACGCGCTGGAGGCTGACCAGGAGGCGCTGCGCCTGATCCTGAGCGACGACCCGCAGCCCGGCCCGCTCGCCTGGCAGCGTATGCAGGTCAACCAGGCGCACAACGCGCTCTATAACTCGCTCAACCAGGCCATGCAGGAGCCAGGCTTTAATAGCCGTTATCTGGAGGATATGCGCCTGTGGGTGACGCACAGCCAGTTTATTGTCGAGCACATTAACGCGATAACGACGATGGCGCGCGAGCAAACCACGCTGACGCCAGAAACCGCAGCGCGTTACTTACAGGCCTGTGAGATTGCGCTACAGCGCTGCCAGCAGCGGCTGGAGCATGACGCGCCGGGCGATACGCAAAACGAGGCGGTACTGGAGGGTGAAGAGGTATTGCCGGACGGAGCGCCGGGCGTAATGGAACATCATCTGCTGCGCATTCTCGATCACCTGCGCACCATGCATACCATCTCTTCCGTGGCGTGGCGTCAGCGCCCGCATCACGGGATCTGGCTCAGACGACGCCTGAGCCAGCCACAATGA
- the crp gene encoding cAMP-activated global transcriptional regulator CRP has translation MVLGKPQTDPTLEWFLSHCHIHKYPSKSTLIHQGEKAETLYYIVKGSVAVLIKDEEGKEMILSYLNQGDFIGELGLFEEGQERSAWVRAKTACEVAEISYKKFRQLIQVNPDILMRLSSQMARRLQVTSEKVGNLAFLDVTGRIAQTLLNLAKQPDAMTHPDGMQIKITRQEIGQIVGCSRETVGRILKMLEDQNLISAHGKTIVVYGTR, from the coding sequence ATGGTGCTTGGCAAACCGCAAACAGACCCGACTCTTGAATGGTTCTTGTCACATTGCCACATTCATAAGTATCCATCTAAGAGCACGCTGATTCACCAGGGTGAAAAAGCGGAGACGCTGTATTACATCGTTAAAGGCTCAGTGGCAGTGCTGATCAAAGATGAAGAGGGCAAGGAGATGATCCTCTCGTACCTGAATCAGGGAGACTTCATCGGCGAACTGGGTTTGTTCGAGGAAGGTCAGGAACGCAGCGCCTGGGTTCGCGCTAAAACTGCCTGTGAAGTAGCTGAAATCTCTTACAAAAAATTCCGTCAGCTGATCCAGGTTAACCCGGATATTCTGATGCGTCTCTCCTCGCAGATGGCTCGCCGCCTGCAGGTCACGTCTGAGAAAGTGGGCAACCTCGCCTTCCTCGACGTGACCGGCCGCATCGCGCAGACCCTGCTGAACCTGGCGAAACAGCCGGACGCGATGACCCACCCTGACGGGATGCAGATCAAAATCACGCGCCAGGAAATCGGCCAGATCGTCGGCTGCTCTCGCGAAACCGTTGGCCGCATTCTGAAAATGCTCGAAGATCAGAACCTGATCTCCGCCCACGGCAAAACCATCGTGGTTTACGGAACCCGCTAA
- a CDS encoding OsmC family protein, with amino-acid sequence MHARVKWVEGLTFLGESASGHQILMDGNSGDKAPSPMEMVLMAAGGCSAIDVVSILQKGRHDVTDCEVKLTSERREEAPRLFTHINLHFVVTGKALKDAAVSRAVDLSAEKYCSVALMLGKGVNITHSYEVIEAS; translated from the coding sequence ATGCATGCACGAGTGAAATGGGTGGAAGGGTTAACCTTCCTGGGCGAGTCCGCCTCCGGGCATCAGATCCTGATGGACGGCAACTCTGGCGACAAAGCGCCGAGCCCGATGGAAATGGTGCTGATGGCCGCGGGCGGCTGCAGCGCGATTGATGTTGTCTCTATTCTGCAAAAAGGCCGTCACGACGTGACCGACTGCGAAGTGAAGCTGACGTCAGAGCGTCGCGAAGAAGCGCCGCGTCTGTTTACGCATATCAACCTGCACTTTGTCGTAACGGGTAAAGCCCTGAAAGATGCGGCAGTGTCGCGCGCGGTGGATCTGTCGGCAGAGAAGTATTGTTCGGTAGCGCTGATGCTCGGCAAAGGGGTCAACATCACTCATTCGTATGAAGTGATTGAAGCGTCATGA
- a CDS encoding phosphoribulokinase: MSAKHPVIAVTGSSGAGTTTTSLAFRKIFAQLNLRAAEVEGDSFHRYTRPEMDMAIRKARDLGRHISYFGPEANDFGLLEQTFVEYGLTGKGQSRKYLHTYDEAVPWNQVPGTFTPWQPLPEPTDVLFYEGLHGGVVTPQHDVAKHVDLLVGVVPIVNLEWIQKLIRDTSERGHSREAVMDSVVRSMEDYINYITPQFSRTHINFQRVPTVDTSNPFAAKGIPSLDESFVVIHFRNLDNIDYPWLLAMLQGSFISHINTLVVPGGKMGLAMELIMLPLVQRLMEGKQIA, from the coding sequence ATGTCTGCCAAACATCCGGTTATCGCCGTCACAGGCTCCAGCGGCGCGGGAACCACCACCACCAGCCTCGCGTTTCGTAAAATTTTCGCCCAGCTGAATCTCCGTGCCGCCGAAGTGGAAGGCGACAGCTTTCACCGCTACACGCGCCCGGAGATGGACATGGCTATTCGCAAAGCGCGCGATCTTGGCCGCCACATCAGCTATTTCGGCCCGGAGGCGAACGATTTCGGCCTGCTGGAGCAAACCTTTGTGGAGTACGGCCTGACCGGCAAAGGGCAGTCGCGTAAATATCTGCACACCTATGACGAAGCGGTGCCGTGGAACCAGGTGCCCGGCACGTTTACGCCGTGGCAGCCGCTGCCGGAGCCGACGGACGTGCTGTTTTACGAAGGGCTGCACGGCGGCGTGGTGACGCCGCAGCATGACGTGGCGAAGCATGTCGATTTACTCGTAGGCGTGGTGCCTATCGTCAACCTGGAGTGGATACAGAAGCTCATCCGCGATACCAGCGAGCGCGGCCACTCCCGCGAGGCGGTGATGGATTCCGTGGTGCGCTCAATGGAAGATTACATCAACTACATCACGCCGCAGTTCTCACGTACCCACATTAACTTCCAGCGCGTGCCGACGGTGGACACCTCCAACCCGTTCGCCGCGAAAGGCATTCCGTCGCTTGATGAAAGCTTCGTGGTTATTCACTTCCGCAATCTGGATAACATCGACTACCCGTGGCTGCTGGCGATGCTACAGGGTTCGTTTATTTCACATATCAATACGCTGGTGGTGCCGGGCGGAAAGATGGGGCTCGCGATGGAGCTTATTATGCTGCCGCTGGTGCAGCGGCTGATGGAAGGCAAACAGATAGCGTAA
- a CDS encoding YheU family protein, which translates to MIIPWQEIAPDTLERLIEAFVLREGTDYGEHERSLEQKVADVRRQLQSGEAVLVWSELHETVNIMPRSQFRG; encoded by the coding sequence ATGATCATTCCCTGGCAAGAGATCGCGCCCGACACCCTGGAGCGCCTGATTGAAGCCTTCGTCTTGCGCGAAGGCACTGATTATGGTGAACATGAACGCTCGCTTGAGCAAAAGGTCGCCGACGTGCGGCGTCAGTTGCAAAGTGGCGAAGCCGTTCTGGTGTGGTCTGAGCTGCACGAAACGGTCAATATCATGCCGCGTTCGCAGTTTCGCGGTTAA